Proteins encoded in a region of the Mucispirillum schaedleri ASF457 genome:
- the rfaE1 gene encoding D-glycero-beta-D-manno-heptose-7-phosphate kinase: protein MNKLLSDLNFSKANVLIVGDMMLDRYYYGSVSRISPEAPVPVINVKSESYTLGGAGNVVNNIKGLTADCTIIGAAKKDDDAGMRLYNLFNGIQAKSFFIDADMPTISKLRVIGSKQQIARLDFEDIHPFSEDVNNKIKSIYENELEKHNIIIISDYGKGLCSKEICSFIIDKANSQNKKVLIDPKGSNWDKYSNAYLVTPNVKELSEVCGCEIENEDEPVIKYGTMIREKYNLTYLIITRSEKGITIIGKDHIQTIPTQAMEVFDVSGAGDTVISSIAVFLGLHFNIDDAVYLANAAAGVVVGKLGTAPITLSELHYSLNGFRSSKIVSYNHIADIIKREKSFNKKIVFTNGCFDIIHRGHVTYLKHAKELGDILVLGLNSDDSVRRLKGPARPVNNEQDRAVVLEALECVDYIVFFEEDTPLNLIKNIMPDILVKGGDYKEEDVVGKEYAGRVKIIDFVQGYSTTSTINKLK, encoded by the coding sequence ATGAATAAATTATTATCAGATTTAAATTTTAGCAAGGCAAATGTATTAATAGTTGGCGATATGATGCTTGATAGATATTATTATGGAAGTGTATCAAGAATTTCACCAGAAGCACCTGTTCCTGTGATAAATGTTAAATCAGAAAGCTATACTCTTGGTGGTGCTGGTAATGTTGTAAATAACATAAAAGGGCTTACAGCAGACTGCACTATAATAGGAGCAGCAAAGAAAGATGATGATGCAGGAATGCGTTTATATAATTTATTTAATGGTATTCAGGCTAAGTCATTTTTTATTGATGCAGATATGCCAACTATTTCTAAATTAAGAGTAATAGGCAGCAAACAGCAGATTGCAAGGCTTGATTTTGAAGATATTCATCCATTTAGTGAAGATGTAAATAATAAAATAAAATCTATATATGAAAATGAACTTGAAAAGCATAATATAATTATTATTTCAGATTATGGCAAAGGTTTATGCTCTAAAGAAATTTGTTCTTTTATCATAGATAAAGCTAATTCTCAAAATAAAAAAGTATTGATAGACCCAAAAGGAAGTAACTGGGATAAATACAGCAATGCTTATCTTGTAACTCCAAATGTAAAAGAATTAAGCGAAGTATGTGGATGTGAAATAGAAAATGAAGATGAACCTGTTATAAAATACGGCACAATGATTAGAGAAAAATATAATCTTACATATCTTATAATTACAAGAAGCGAAAAAGGTATTACAATAATTGGTAAAGACCATATACAAACAATTCCAACTCAGGCAATGGAAGTTTTTGATGTTTCAGGTGCTGGAGATACAGTTATTTCAAGTATTGCAGTATTTTTAGGATTACATTTCAATATTGATGATGCAGTTTATCTTGCAAATGCAGCAGCAGGTGTTGTTGTTGGAAAACTTGGAACTGCACCAATTACTTTATCCGAACTTCACTATTCTCTAAATGGTTTTAGAAGCTCAAAAATTGTTTCTTACAATCATATTGCAGATATTATTAAAAGAGAAAAATCATTTAATAAAAAGATAGTTTTTACTAATGGCTGTTTTGATATTATTCACAGAGGACATGTTACTTATTTAAAACATGCAAAAGAATTAGGTGATATTCTTGTTTTAGGTTTAAACAGTGATGATTCTGTTAGAAGATTAAAAGGTCCAGCAAGACCTGTTAATAATGAGCAGGACAGGGCAGTAGTTTTAGAAGCTTTAGAATGTGTTGATTACATAGTTTTTTTTGAAGAAGATACACCACTTAATTTAATCAAAAATATTATGCCTGATATATTAGTGAAAGGCGGCGATTATAAAGAAGAAGATGTTGTTGGCAAAGAATATGCAGGCAGAGTTAAAATTATAGATTTTGTTCAAGGATATTCTACAACATCCACTATTAATAAATTAAAATAG
- the wbaP gene encoding undecaprenyl-phosphate galactose phosphotransferase WbaP: MNNNNSKLHIKNIIFILILLAGDIAAYFVSLILAYNTRILTDSFMSAAPFAFLLEYLATGLWWIPVIFILMLAYRNLYTLKKPFWHESRRLLLSCFMTFLVVFSIVSLGKLSNFVSRLFLIFLFVYLMIFVTLFRYILKTKVLNRKFFAENIVIIGYSNYLDHVKHSILHENGLCFYAAGVVLTDNCKYTGSQKILGHISDIESIIKKYNITSAVVIKNEVDKSFEKILNNLQINLNKLLIVLDSQGIGFSNTEAVQLLYTGLNYIQINNNFKSLLNSIIKRLCDIILSIILLPFLLILIGFIAVLIKSTSKGPVFYGHKRVGRYGKEFKVLKFRSMYQDADVRLKEILANDEEIRKEWNTYYKLKKDPRITKVGRFLRKSSLDELPQIFNVLKGEMSFVGPRPVLQDELDKYYKELSSYYYMVHPGITGLWQISGRNELNYEMRVAKDSWYVLNWSIWLDIVILFKTPGAVFQKKGAY; the protein is encoded by the coding sequence TTGAATAACAACAATAGTAAACTGCATATTAAAAATATAATATTTATACTTATATTATTAGCAGGAGATATTGCTGCATATTTTGTTTCTTTAATTTTAGCATATAATACAAGAATATTGACTGACAGCTTTATGTCTGCTGCTCCGTTTGCTTTTTTATTAGAATATTTAGCTACTGGTTTATGGTGGATACCTGTTATATTTATATTAATGCTTGCTTATAGAAATTTATATACTTTAAAAAAACCTTTCTGGCATGAAAGCAGACGCTTGCTGCTGTCATGTTTTATGACTTTTCTTGTTGTATTTTCAATAGTATCATTAGGCAAACTTTCTAATTTTGTTTCAAGACTTTTTTTAATTTTTTTATTTGTATATTTGATGATATTTGTTACATTATTCAGATATATTTTAAAAACAAAAGTTTTAAACAGAAAATTTTTTGCAGAAAATATTGTTATTATTGGATATTCTAATTATTTAGACCATGTAAAGCATAGTATACTTCATGAAAATGGTTTATGTTTTTATGCAGCAGGTGTAGTTTTAACAGATAACTGCAAATATACAGGCAGCCAAAAAATTTTAGGACATATTTCTGATATTGAAAGTATTATTAAAAAATATAATATAACTTCTGCTGTTGTTATAAAAAATGAAGTAGACAAATCTTTTGAAAAGATACTAAATAATCTGCAGATTAATTTAAATAAATTATTGATAGTGCTAGATTCTCAAGGCATAGGATTTTCCAATACAGAAGCTGTTCAGCTTTTATATACAGGCTTAAATTATATACAAATTAATAATAATTTTAAATCTTTGCTGAATAGTATTATAAAAAGGTTGTGTGATATTATATTATCTATAATACTGCTGCCATTTTTGCTTATTTTGATTGGTTTTATAGCAGTTTTAATTAAATCAACATCCAAAGGGCCTGTTTTTTATGGACATAAAAGAGTTGGAAGGTATGGAAAAGAGTTTAAAGTTTTAAAATTCCGCTCTATGTATCAAGATGCTGATGTCAGGTTAAAAGAAATACTTGCTAATGACGAAGAAATTAGAAAAGAATGGAATACATACTATAAACTGAAAAAGGACCCTAGAATCACTAAAGTAGGCAGATTTTTAAGAAAATCATCACTTGATGAATTGCCCCAGATATTTAATGTTTTAAAAGGGGAAATGAGTTTTGTAGGTCCAAGACCTGTTTTACAGGATGAATTAGATAAATATTATAAAGAATTATCATCATATTACTATATGGTGCATCCTGGTATTACTGGGCTTTGGCAGATAAGCGGAAGAAATGAATTAAACTATGAAATGCGTGTAGCAAAAGATTCATGGTATGTATTAAACTGGTCAATATGGCTTGATATTGTAATATTGTTTAAAACTCCAGGTGCTGTTTTTCAAAAAAAAGGTGCCTATTAA
- the miaB gene encoding tRNA (N6-isopentenyl adenosine(37)-C2)-methylthiotransferase MiaB: MTTKHYFIYTFGCAMNEYDTERIAAALEAKGYIPSDKVNDSDFIVLNTCSVREKPQVKILSYLGQIRLLKEKNPNIIVGISGCVAQQEGNKFLKNNKVVNFVMGTDAISHIDNIIERAINGERFADTYIDSSSFSISNFNRKDKIAANVTIMKGCNNFCSYCIVPYVRGREVSRPSTEILNEIKSLIDKGAKEVCLLGQNVNSYGKNLSEDINFPKLLSMVNKIDGLERIRFVTSHPKDFSINMINAMAENEKVYRYLHLPLQSGSNIILKAMNRKYTYEDYKEKIELARKIMPDIEFSSDFIIGFPNETDEDFNATLKAVEEIGYDRIFAFNYSPRPGTKAFDIEDNVPANVKSERLNTLFTFQDSLYDKKLTEMKGITTQVLVTDIDETKEYSYYGLNIYNRKVAFSSKNKLEYGSIVNVLIDTAKRNCMYGIEV, from the coding sequence ATGACTACAAAACATTATTTTATATACACATTTGGTTGTGCTATGAATGAGTATGATACTGAAAGAATTGCAGCAGCTTTAGAAGCAAAAGGGTATATTCCTTCAGATAAAGTAAATGATTCTGATTTTATTGTATTAAATACATGCAGTGTAAGAGAAAAACCACAGGTTAAAATATTAAGCTATTTAGGTCAAATCAGACTTTTAAAAGAGAAAAATCCTAATATAATAGTTGGTATCTCTGGTTGTGTTGCTCAACAGGAAGGCAATAAATTTCTAAAAAATAATAAAGTAGTTAATTTTGTTATGGGTACAGATGCTATATCCCATATTGATAATATTATAGAAAGAGCAATAAATGGTGAAAGATTTGCAGATACATATATAGATAGTTCATCTTTTTCTATTTCAAATTTCAACAGGAAAGATAAAATTGCTGCAAATGTTACTATAATGAAGGGCTGCAATAATTTTTGCAGTTACTGTATTGTTCCTTATGTTCGCGGCAGAGAAGTTTCAAGACCTTCTACAGAAATCTTAAATGAAATAAAATCACTTATTGATAAAGGTGCAAAAGAAGTATGTCTTTTAGGACAGAATGTTAATTCTTATGGTAAAAATTTATCAGAAGATATTAATTTTCCTAAACTTTTATCAATGGTAAATAAAATAGATGGTTTAGAAAGAATAAGGTTTGTAACATCACACCCTAAAGATTTTTCTATCAATATGATTAATGCAATGGCTGAAAACGAAAAAGTATACCGTTATCTTCATTTGCCTTTACAATCAGGCTCTAATATTATTCTTAAAGCTATGAATAGAAAATATACTTATGAAGATTATAAAGAAAAAATAGAACTGGCACGGAAAATTATGCCTGACATAGAGTTTTCATCAGATTTTATCATAGGTTTTCCAAATGAAACAGATGAAGATTTTAATGCTACATTAAAAGCAGTAGAAGAAATAGGGTATGACAGAATATTTGCATTTAATTATTCTCCACGCCCTGGCACAAAAGCATTTGATATTGAAGATAATGTTCCTGCAAATGTGAAATCTGAAAGGTTAAATACTCTTTTTACATTTCAGGACAGCCTTTATGATAAAAAACTTACTGAAATGAAAGGGATTACTACTCAAGTTTTAGTTACAGATATTGATGAAACAAAAGAATATTCATATTATGGATTAAATATATATAATAGAAAGGTTGCTTTTTCATCTAAAAATAAGTTAGAATATGGAAGCATAGTAAATGTATTAAT
- a CDS encoding glycosyltransferase family 9 protein — MKFNFGKQKLKKLIDNSVLKKKDSLIGLPVLFTLTGFSNIRQAYKPEVVNKIALLKITSVRDTIFTSSSVKVLKKTYPNAKITYFTGEDNFNIASEIEGIDNTVRLFSNDLSKSMKIVKNAGHFDLWIDFGAWSRFEAIMTQTAKASYKIGFKTEGEHRHFAYDKVADYSFDIHETANYSFLLSSIGLKVNKNEIEVKQAEIADDKIVVIDIFADNIEQNNRKYSQSNWKIIVEHLNKLGYRAALIGDKKNLEEAEAFNELAGSSADIDFLVGRLDFADKIKLISSAALIISCDTSVLHTGVFLGKKVVGLYGPTDKKRYSPVGDNVYIIYSNGCSGCQNLYGDEKCTMDKPDCMDSIPVESVISKIDLALGVNLE; from the coding sequence ATGAAATTTAATTTTGGTAAGCAGAAATTAAAAAAACTTATTGATAATTCTGTATTAAAAAAGAAAGATTCTCTTATAGGTCTTCCTGTTTTATTTACATTAACAGGGTTTTCTAACATTCGTCAGGCATACAAACCTGAAGTTGTTAATAAAATAGCACTTTTAAAAATTACTTCTGTAAGAGATACTATTTTTACATCTTCATCTGTTAAAGTATTAAAAAAAACATATCCAAATGCAAAAATAACTTATTTTACTGGTGAGGATAATTTTAATATTGCTTCAGAAATAGAAGGCATAGATAATACAGTAAGGCTTTTTTCCAATGACTTATCAAAAAGTATGAAAATAGTAAAAAATGCAGGTCATTTTGATTTATGGATAGATTTTGGGGCATGGTCTCGTTTTGAAGCAATAATGACTCAGACTGCAAAAGCATCTTATAAAATTGGGTTTAAAACAGAGGGAGAGCACAGACATTTTGCTTATGATAAAGTGGCTGATTATTCTTTTGATATACATGAAACAGCAAACTATTCTTTTTTACTTTCATCTATTGGCTTAAAAGTAAATAAGAATGAAATAGAAGTAAAACAAGCAGAAATTGCTGATGATAAGATTGTAGTAATTGATATTTTTGCAGACAATATTGAGCAGAATAATAGAAAATACAGTCAAAGTAACTGGAAAATTATAGTAGAGCATTTAAATAAACTTGGATACAGGGCAGCATTAATTGGTGATAAAAAGAATTTAGAGGAAGCAGAAGCATTTAATGAGCTTGCAGGCAGCAGTGCAGATATTGATTTTCTTGTAGGCAGGCTTGATTTTGCAGATAAAATAAAACTTATATCCAGTGCTGCTCTTATTATATCATGTGATACATCAGTTCTGCACACTGGTGTATTTCTAGGTAAAAAGGTAGTAGGGCTTTATGGTCCAACAGATAAAAAAAGATATTCACCTGTTGGCGATAATGTATATATCATATATTCTAACGGCTGCTCTGGATGCCAAAACCTTTATGGTGATGAAAAATGCACAATGGATAAACCAGACTGTATGGATAGTATACCTGTAGAAAGTGTTATATCAAAAATAGATTTAGCATTAGGAGTAAATCTTGAATAA
- a CDS encoding anaerobic glycerol-3-phosphate dehydrogenase subunit C gives MSNSNENIFDELKNKVTGDIYTDKIRRYMHSTDGSIFRVEPACIVYPKSTDDVVEIVKFANKYQISIHSRGAGSGLCGAAIGRGIVIDFCKYMNNMLGYEKISDIEGTFTCEPGYKYGELEAFLKGSSMWFPAAPSSGEYATFGGMYGTNAGGGYSVKYGNVADYIVDAEVVFHDGHIDTFSNIAKTDIGKLSPELKELYGVLNNNQHVINGSYPPIKCNVCGYELRDAVYENSLKLHKLFGGSEGTLGIITKLTFRVIRKKPYNALVIAYFDNKTNSSKAAQVGLKFEPAGIEIMDKSLLNLAVTHEPSLEGRIPTDVDNILMFEFEGDSIEEVSKYCQDTVKEITEKNYASKTFTAVSEEEKASYWAVRKAAVPILYLLKGKKKILALVEDAAVPTDKLVEYFDGLYEIFTRHKVDFVSYGHIAKGLLHNRPLLDLKDPYDINLLKILADEVFELVNKLNGTISGEHGDGRIRSCYINKQYNTELYSLFLRVKSILDPDGLFNPEIKVVSDPAQMTKHLRYGADYGVSDKALNKQLVWEEDFILEAEKCHGCSKCTTVTNATRMCPVYKALRDEAAAPKAKANILRGLLSNVIDSEAMYQEAFQYVINHCVNCGSCSKECPSKVNIPKLALEAKSRYAKKFGVSMDAKLVTNFEMAGKITHKLSPVVSALMAPKFMRNILKITTGLSSNRKFVKFASKSLYERVNQTEGNGEKVVMYFAGCYASYIKPEIGESTINVLKKLGYKVVTPDQHCCGIPHLSKGLAKDTRNQIKKNLKEWGSLIDQVDYIVSACSSCTLSLTKEWLYYQNDEITQKIRDKTIFIMDLVEKHIDKVEVLEQNMSLGYHIPCHIKLLKNPASTQNVLKKLKGIKVDDLKSGCCGMAGSWGMSAKNYDLSIKIGKPMVDKLMASQCSAGITECPTCSMQMEHLGSKEVMHPIEVVDKCIK, from the coding sequence ATGAGTAATTCAAATGAAAATATTTTTGATGAATTAAAGAATAAAGTAACAGGCGATATTTATACTGATAAAATAAGAAGATATATGCACTCTACTGACGGAAGTATTTTTAGAGTAGAGCCTGCATGCATAGTGTATCCAAAATCTACTGATGATGTAGTTGAAATAGTAAAATTTGCAAATAAATATCAGATTTCCATTCACAGTCGTGGTGCAGGTTCTGGTTTATGTGGTGCAGCTATAGGCAGAGGCATAGTTATTGATTTCTGTAAATATATGAATAATATGCTAGGTTATGAAAAAATAAGTGATATAGAAGGCACTTTTACTTGTGAGCCGGGGTATAAATATGGAGAATTAGAAGCATTTTTAAAAGGCAGTTCAATGTGGTTTCCTGCTGCTCCATCAAGTGGTGAATATGCAACATTTGGTGGAATGTATGGCACAAATGCTGGTGGTGGATATTCTGTCAAGTATGGTAATGTGGCAGATTATATAGTTGATGCAGAAGTAGTTTTTCATGATGGGCATATAGATACTTTTTCAAATATAGCAAAAACTGATATTGGTAAATTAAGTCCTGAATTAAAAGAGCTTTATGGTGTTTTAAATAATAATCAGCATGTTATAAATGGTTCTTATCCACCTATAAAATGCAATGTATGCGGCTATGAATTAAGAGATGCTGTTTATGAAAACTCATTAAAACTTCATAAATTGTTTGGCGGTTCTGAAGGCACTCTTGGTATTATTACTAAGCTTACTTTTAGAGTAATCCGTAAAAAACCATATAATGCATTAGTTATTGCATATTTTGATAATAAAACAAACAGCTCAAAAGCTGCTCAAGTAGGTTTAAAATTTGAGCCTGCTGGTATAGAGATAATGGATAAATCTCTTTTAAATTTAGCAGTTACTCATGAACCATCATTAGAAGGCAGGATTCCAACAGATGTTGATAATATATTAATGTTTGAATTTGAAGGGGATAGCATAGAAGAAGTAAGTAAATACTGCCAAGATACAGTAAAAGAAATAACTGAGAAAAACTATGCTTCTAAAACATTTACAGCAGTAAGTGAAGAAGAAAAAGCAAGCTACTGGGCAGTTAGAAAAGCTGCAGTTCCTATATTGTATTTATTAAAAGGTAAAAAGAAAATTCTTGCATTAGTAGAAGATGCAGCAGTGCCTACTGATAAATTAGTTGAATATTTTGATGGACTTTATGAAATATTTACTAGACATAAAGTAGATTTTGTAAGTTATGGTCATATTGCAAAAGGTCTTTTACATAACAGACCTTTACTAGATTTAAAAGACCCTTATGATATAAACTTATTAAAAATATTAGCAGATGAAGTATTTGAGCTTGTAAACAAATTAAATGGCACAATATCTGGAGAACATGGAGATGGAAGAATTCGTTCATGCTATATTAATAAACAGTATAATACAGAGCTTTATTCTTTATTTTTGAGAGTAAAATCTATATTAGACCCAGATGGATTATTTAACCCTGAAATAAAAGTTGTAAGTGACCCTGCTCAAATGACTAAACATTTAAGATATGGTGCTGATTATGGTGTAAGTGATAAAGCATTAAATAAACAGCTTGTATGGGAAGAAGATTTTATTTTAGAAGCAGAAAAATGTCATGGCTGTTCAAAATGCACAACAGTTACAAATGCTACCAGAATGTGTCCTGTATATAAAGCTTTAAGAGATGAAGCAGCAGCACCAAAAGCAAAGGCAAATATTTTAAGAGGGCTTTTAAGTAATGTAATAGATTCTGAAGCAATGTATCAGGAAGCATTTCAGTATGTGATAAATCACTGTGTAAACTGTGGAAGCTGCTCAAAAGAATGTCCATCAAAAGTGAATATACCAAAACTTGCCTTAGAAGCAAAATCAAGATATGCTAAAAAATTTGGTGTTTCAATGGATGCAAAATTAGTTACTAATTTTGAAATGGCAGGAAAAATTACTCATAAATTAAGCCCTGTAGTTTCAGCATTAATGGCACCAAAATTTATGCGTAATATACTTAAAATTACAACTGGTCTTTCAAGTAACAGAAAATTTGTAAAATTTGCATCTAAATCATTATATGAACGAGTAAACCAAACAGAAGGCAATGGAGAAAAAGTTGTAATGTATTTTGCTGGATGCTATGCATCCTACATTAAACCTGAAATTGGTGAAAGCACAATAAATGTTCTTAAAAAATTAGGTTATAAAGTAGTAACTCCTGATCAGCACTGCTGCGGTATTCCACATTTATCAAAAGGACTAGCAAAAGATACACGAAATCAAATCAAAAAGAATTTAAAAGAATGGGGCAGCTTAATAGATCAGGTTGATTATATAGTTTCTGCTTGTTCAAGCTGCACATTATCTTTAACAAAAGAATGGCTTTATTACCAAAATGATGAAATTACTCAAAAAATTAGAGATAAAACTATATTTATTATGGATTTAGTTGAAAAACATATAGATAAAGTTGAAGTTTTAGAACAAAATATGAGCCTTGGTTATCATATACCATGCCATATAAAACTGTTAAAAAATCCTGCAAGCACTCAAAATGTTTTAAAAAAACTTAAAGGGATAAAAGTAGATGATTTAAAAAGCGGCTGCTGTGGTATGGCAGGAAGCTGGGGAATGTCTGCTAAAAACTATGATTTATCAATAAAAATAGGCAAACCTATGGTGGATAAGCTAATGGCTTCACAATGTAGTGCAGGTATTACAGAATGTCCTACATGTTCTATGCAAATGGAGCATTTAGGCAGTAAAGAAGTAATGCATCCTATTGAGGTAGTAGATAAATGTATAAAATAA
- the pdxA gene encoding 4-hydroxythreonine-4-phosphate dehydrogenase PdxA, giving the protein MQKFSLVITAGDPAGIGYEEVCKFFLDDESKKYDIALIGHKWIVEKTYKNILKKDIPDHLTVLEPDNNIFHYEYGKISAECGKAAISYIDMAVQGALNGDFDAVITCPINKKSIKDAGYNFPGHTEYLAYLSNIDNQAMMLAGKYVKTILATTHYPLKDVASHLDENTVINAIESAYDAGRYFGRLSPKIAVCGLNPHAGDNGALGYEEQTIILPAIEKSRKNNINVYGPFPADTIYTKAQEWDFIISMYHDQGMIPVKMDAFGEAVNITLNLPFIRTSVDHGTAFDIAGKGICSYSSLIKAVNMAKMMVEYDKSVRSI; this is encoded by the coding sequence ATGCAAAAATTTTCCCTAGTTATTACAGCAGGCGACCCAGCTGGAATTGGATATGAAGAAGTATGTAAATTTTTCTTAGATGATGAAAGTAAAAAATATGATATTGCATTAATTGGCCATAAATGGATTGTAGAAAAGACATATAAAAATATATTAAAAAAAGATATACCAGATCACTTAACAGTATTAGAACCTGATAATAATATATTTCACTATGAATATGGCAAAATAAGTGCAGAGTGTGGAAAAGCTGCAATTTCATATATTGATATGGCAGTTCAGGGTGCATTAAACGGTGATTTTGATGCTGTTATCACCTGCCCTATCAATAAGAAATCTATTAAAGATGCAGGATATAATTTTCCAGGTCATACAGAATATTTAGCTTATCTTTCAAATATAGATAATCAAGCCATGATGCTTGCAGGAAAATATGTAAAAACTATTCTAGCTACAACACATTATCCATTAAAAGATGTAGCATCCCATTTAGATGAAAATACTGTTATAAATGCAATAGAAAGTGCTTATGATGCAGGCAGGTATTTTGGCAGATTATCACCTAAAATTGCTGTATGCGGCTTAAACCCTCATGCTGGTGATAATGGAGCATTAGGTTATGAAGAACAGACTATTATTTTGCCAGCCATAGAAAAAAGCAGAAAAAATAATATAAATGTATATGGCCCATTTCCAGCTGATACTATATATACAAAAGCACAAGAATGGGACTTTATTATATCAATGTATCATGACCAGGGAATGATACCTGTGAAAATGGATGCCTTTGGAGAAGCTGTAAATATTACACTTAACCTGCCCTTTATCAGAACATCTGTTGACCACGGAACAGCTTTTGATATTGCAGGAAAAGGAATATGCTCTTATTCAAGTTTAATTAAAGCCGTAAATATGGCAAAAATG
- the rfaD gene encoding ADP-glyceromanno-heptose 6-epimerase, which produces MIIVTGGAGFIGSNIVKGLNERGIDKIIIVDNLSNASKHKNLNKIKFYDYIDKTDFNIKEFLANNNVKAVFHQGASSNTMETDGKYMMKNNYECTKDTFNVCQKHNVRLFYASSASVYGNGDNGFIEEEKCEYPLNVYAFSKYQFDRYLNQHFADIESQVVGLRYFNVYGPQENHKGKMASVAFHMFNQIKNNEPMKLFEGSENFRRDFIYVDDVVSVNMFFYDNPDKSGIFNCGTGHAESFCEIANALKEKYINAKVEYIPFPDSLKGKYQTFTESNITKLRNAGYDKPFTSLKSGTLKYAEILEKSGGYII; this is translated from the coding sequence ATGATAATTGTAACTGGTGGAGCTGGATTTATAGGCTCAAATATTGTTAAAGGATTAAATGAGAGAGGAATTGATAAAATAATAATAGTTGATAATTTATCAAATGCTTCTAAACATAAAAATTTAAATAAAATCAAATTTTATGATTATATAGATAAAACTGATTTTAATATAAAAGAATTTCTTGCAAATAATAATGTGAAAGCAGTGTTTCATCAAGGTGCATCATCTAACACTATGGAAACAGATGGCAAATATATGATGAAAAATAATTATGAATGCACAAAAGATACTTTTAATGTATGCCAGAAACATAATGTTCGTTTATTTTATGCATCAAGTGCATCTGTATATGGTAATGGGGATAATGGATTTATTGAAGAAGAAAAATGCGAATATCCATTAAATGTGTATGCTTTCAGTAAATATCAGTTTGACAGGTATTTAAACCAGCATTTTGCAGATATTGAAAGTCAGGTTGTAGGACTTAGATATTTTAATGTATATGGTCCGCAGGAAAACCATAAAGGTAAAATGGCATCAGTTGCTTTTCATATGTTTAATCAAATAAAGAATAATGAGCCTATGAAACTTTTTGAAGGAAGTGAAAATTTTAGAAGAGATTTTATATATGTAGATGATGTAGTATCAGTTAACATGTTCTTTTATGATAATCCTGATAAATCAGGTATTTTTAACTGTGGAACAGGTCATGCAGAAAGTTTTTGTGAAATAGCTAATGCTTTAAAAGAAAAATATATAAATGCAAAAGTGGAATATATACCATTTCCTGACAGCTTAAAAGGCAAATATCAAACATTTACAGAAAGCAATATTACAAAACTTCGTAATGCTGGATATGATAAGCCTTTTACAAGCCTTAAATCAGGAACATTAAAATATGCTGAAATCTTAGAAAAAAGCGGCGGATATATTATTTAA